One part of the Melitaea cinxia chromosome 8, ilMelCinx1.1, whole genome shotgun sequence genome encodes these proteins:
- the LOC123655968 gene encoding synaptotagmin 1, giving the protein MSPSAHLRWRREADASTEKAVTNDTSAANKTTPTPIGSSLGPLSSESPPPVTTTQESIGEKTAEIARKMNMETWQLVAILVGVAVVVLGICFCCIRRCFRKRRSKDGKKGMKGVDFKSVQLLGSAYKEKVQPDMEELTENAEEPDDGDSKKEEQKLGKLQYKLEYDFNSNSLSVTVLQAEELPALDMGGTSDPYVKVYLLPDKKKKFETKVHRKTLNPIFNETFVFKNVPYADAMNKTLVFAIFDFDRFSKHDQIGEVKVPLCQVDLAQTIEEWRELQSVEGEGGQDNKLGDICFSLRYVPTAGKLTVVILEAKNLKKMDVGGLSDPYVKIALMQNGKRLKKKKTSIKKCTLNPYYNESFTFEVPFEQIQKVNLVVTVVDYDRIGTSEPIGKVVLGYNASGTELRHWSDMLASPRRPIAQWHTLKDPEDGEKKD; this is encoded by the exons ATGTCGCCGTCAGCACACTTACGATGGCGTCGCGAGGCGGATGCCAGCACCGAGAAAGCCGTTACCAATGATACTTCTGCTGCCAACAAGACTACACCGACTCCAA TTGGGTCTTCTCTCGGTCCTCTATCGTCCGAATCGCCGCCGCCTGTGACAACTACCCAAGAATCGATTGGGGAGAAGACTGCCGAAATTGCAAGAAAGATGAATATGGAAACTTGGCAATTAGTTGCAATTCTCGTTG GAGTCGCAGTAGTAGTACTCGGAATATGCTTCTGTTGCATTCGCCGGTGTTTCCGAAAGAGACGCTCCAAGGATGGCAAAAAAGGAATGAAAGGAGTCGACTTCAAGTCCGTCCAACTCTTAGGTTCAGCATACAAAGAAAAG GTTCAGCCGGACATGGAGGAGTTGACAGAAAACGCTGAAGAACCTGACGACGGTGACTCTAAAAAGGAGGAACAGAAGCTAGGAAAACTTCAATACAAG CTGGAATACGATTTTAATAGCAACAGTCTTTCTGTAACTGTTCTCCAAGCAGAAGAGTTACCGGCTTTAGACATGGGCGGTACTTCGGACCCTTATGTGAAAGTATATCTTTTACCTGATAAGAAGAAGAAGTTTGAAACAAAAGTTCATCGAAAAACTCTTAACCCCATTTTCAACGAAACCTTTGTTTTTAAG AACGTGCCCTATGCTGATGCAATGAACAAAACCTTAGTTTTTGCAATCTTCGATTTTGATCGGTTCTCCAAGCACGACCAGATCGGAGAGGTGAAGGTACCGCTGTGTCAGGTCGATCTCGCGCAGACCATCGAAGAGTGGCGTGAACTGCAAAGCGTTGAGGGCGAAGGAGGCCAG GACAACAAGCTGGGAGATATATGTTTCTCTTTGCGTTATGTACCGACCGCTGGAAAACTTACTGTGGTAATTTTGGAGGCAAAGAATTTAAAGAAAATGGACGTCGGTGGCTTATCAG ATCCGTACGTAAAGATTGCACTCATGCAAAATGGCAAACGTCTCAAGAAGAAGAAAACGAGCATCAAGAAATGCACACTGAATCCATATTACAACGAGTCATTTACTTTTGAAGTACCATTCGAACAAATACAG AAGGTGAATCTAGTGGTAACCGTGGTGGATTATGACCGCATCGGAACATCGGAACCAATCGGCAAGGTAGTACTTGGATACAACGCGTCGGGCACTGAGCTGCGTCACTGGTCGGACATGCTGGCTAGTCCGCGGCGCCCCATCGCTCAATGGCATACTCTCAAAGATCCCGAAGATGGTGAAAAGAAAGATTAA